A DNA window from Vanacampus margaritifer isolate UIUO_Vmar chromosome 19, RoL_Vmar_1.0, whole genome shotgun sequence contains the following coding sequences:
- the LOC144039063 gene encoding pleckstrin homology domain-containing family G member 3-like — MALTYLDRVVSEIIETERTYVRDLRMIVEDYLAQIIDQADLSIRPEQVCFLFGNIEDIYEFNSELLQDLDLCQRDAVGVARCFVIKSDYFDIYTQYCTNYPNSVAALTDCMQDKNLAVFFRERQATLKRPLPLGSYLLKPVQRILKYHLLLQEIAKHFDPEEEGYEMVDEAIVTMTGVAWYINDMKRKHEHAVRLQEVQSLLLNWKGPDLTTYGELVLEGNFKVHRAKNERTLFLLERVLLITKRRGEHYVYKAHISCSTLMLIESTKDSLSFSVTHYKQPKQPHTVQAKTVEERKMWAQHIKRVILENHHAIIPQKAKDTILNSRYPRRYRYCPDRLQKVPSCPSDDFPRPRSADVNEVIELNAKEQVDIVFKETDRSDVSLNDSNEESGLGEEEESGGPEAACEQMSTEKDVLSSLLPPESRPLSEPAVSKVLKPAQHPTEEPAPATPESQSKPGSSGESSEDEDGGKEADGNGSILPSSVLDKAGAIAQHFSSVKRGAPVSDDVCSPGASPRLLVASGGRLSFSGRHAGPGPSSPLNSVGSDLGEPDRMLLSPRGNADFDEERGGLRRRDSTLSSRDQLLIGKIKTYYENSENQNAVFGLQRRESLTYIPAGLVKTSISRLNSIPDQVDPTPANVDSRSLPLNSKGLVVSTDSMAGQKATQGNADPKDSGLSAKGFSRSGPQKQQNAEDDEFQPSSEMLKVWQVMEQQFGGTSYLSDVTNRRLQEDRAQSDLDSISEETALVSRRRQKPGGVIRDGNLSLPPRVHRAQLLQGAQLGTQTTDEYTNLPGDKVDSKVRHLARQYSQRIKSVKPLGRQQSCGNLTFKKTLSCVLEESPLSGPTVDQVPSQSCEPASVSLGCIRSRSPVGAPPEGFHWPDVQELRSKYSDRSAADRSSYCAEQVFDVASRRRSLNEAPPRRSYATWSAGHLKSRKGLHRARSLDPWHSASREQWAEYGGGNPITAEAPREKLPPRHLLATGKLSPEPEAADDDDAYVEIRSPTSREKISILAVMDRCRAYQESDEYKQRSQSAKSQDSLKTTLSSGDHFQTADDNVQTLSARNQIQAAGQQNLVKNLREKFQKLNS, encoded by the exons ATGGCGCTGACGTACCTGGACCGCGTGGTCTCGGAGATCATCGAGACCGAGAGGACGTACGTGCGAGACCTGCGGATGATCGTGGAG GACTACCTGGCGCAGATCATCGACCAAGCGGACCTGAGCATCCGCCCGGAGCAGGTGTGCTTCCTGTTCGGGAACATTGAGGACATTTACGAGTTCAACAG CGAGCTGCTTCAGGATCTGGACCTGTGCCAGCGTGACGCGGTGGGGGTGGCCAGGTGCTTCGTGATCAAG AGCGACTACTTTGACATCTACACTCAGTACTGCACCAACTACCCAAA CTCGGTGGCGGCGCTGACGGACTGCATGCAAGACAAGAATTTGGCCGTCTTCTTCCGGGAGCGGCAGGCCACCTTGAAGCGACCGCTGCCTTTGGGCTCCTACCTGCTCAAACCCGTCCAGAGGATCCTCAAGTACCACCTGCTGCTACAG GAAATCGCCAAGCACTTTGACCCCGAGGAGGAAGGTTACGAGATGGTGGACGAGGCCATCGTCACCATGACGGGCGTGGCCTGGTACATCAACGACATGAAGCGAAAGCACGAGCACGCCGTCAGACTGCAG GAAGTGCAGTCTCTGCTGTTGAACTGGAAAGGTCCGGACCTGACCACGTACGGCGAGCTGGTCCTGGAGGGCAACTTTAAGGTCCACCGGGCCAAGAACGAGCGCACGCTCTTCCTGCTGGAGCGCGTGCTGCTCATCACCAAACGGCGCGGCGAGCACTACGTCTACAAGGCGCACATCTCG TGCTCCACGTTGATGCTGATCGAGAGCACCAAAGACAGTCTGAGCTTCAGCGTGACGCACTACAAGCAACCCAAGCAGCCGCACACCGTGCAG GCCAAGACTGTGGAGGAGAGGAAGATGTGGGCCCAGCACATCAAACGCGTCATTCTGGAAAACCACCACGCCATCATCCCGCAGAAG GCCAAAGACACCATCTTGAATTCCAGAT ATCCTCGCAGGTATCGCTACTGTCCTGACAGGCTCCAAAAAGTTCCTTCCTGTCCGTCGGACGACTTCCCGCGTCCGCGCTCGGCAG ACGTGAACGAGGTCATCGAGCTGAACgccaaag AACAAGTGGACATCGTCTTCAAG GAGACGGACAGAAGTGACGTTTCCCTCAACGATTCCAACGAAGAAAGTGGCCTCGGTGAAGAGGAGGAGTCAGGAGGACCCGAAGCAGCTTGTGAGCAG ATGTCCACAGAAAAGGACGTGTTGTCTTCTCTACTCCCTCCTGAGTCCCGCCCGTTGTCTGAGCCAGCCGTGTCAAAGGTCCTGAAACCTGCCCAGCACCCCACGGAGGAGCCGGCGCCCGCCACTCCAGAGTCGCAATCCAAACCTGGAAGCAGCGGCGAATCATCTGAAGATGAGGATGGCGGCAAGGAAGCGGACGGGAACGGCAGCATCCTTCCTTCGTCCGTCTTGGATAAAGCGGGCGCCATCGCTCAGCACTTCAGCAGCGTGAAGCGAGGCGCTCCGGTCTCGGACGACGTCTGCTCCCCGGGGGCTTCGCCGCGCTTACTCGTCGCGAGCGGTGGCCGACTCAGTTTCAGCGGCAGACACGCCGGACCTGGACCGTCGTCGCCGCTCAACAGCGTCGGCTCGGATCTCGGCGAACCCGACCGGATGCTCTTGTCTCCTCGGGGCAACGCTGACTTTGATGAGGAACGAGGCGGCCTGCGGAGACGAGACTCCACCCTCTCCAGCAGGGACCAACTTCTCATTGGGAAGATCAAGACTTACTATGAGAACTCGGAGAACCAGAATGCCGTCTTCGGCCTCCAGCGCAGGGAGAGTCTGACGTACATCCCGGCGGGCCTCGTGAAAACCTCCATCAGCCGCCTCAACAGCATCCCAGACCAGGTGGACCCCACGCCCGCCAATGTGGACTCGCGTTCCCTGCCACTAAATTCCAAAGGCCTCGTGGTCTCCACTGATTCTATGGCTGGTCAAAAGGCCACTCAGGGAAACGCAGATCCCAAAGATTCTGGGTTGAGTGCCAAAGGGTTCTCCAGGTCTGGACCGCAGAAGCAACAGAATGCAGAGGATGACGAGTTCCAACCGTCCAGCGAAATGCTCAAAGTCTGGCAGGTGATGGAGCAGCAGTTCGGCGGGACGTCCTACCTTTCTGACGTCACAAACAGAAGACTTCAAGAGGATCGAGCCCAGTCGGACCTGGACAGCATTTCAGAGGAGACCGCCCTAGTTTCACGCCGCAGACAAAAGCCCGGCGGCGTCATCCGTGACGGAAATCTGAGCCTTCCTCCCCGTGTCCACAGAGCTCAGCTTCTTCAAGGTGCCCAACTTGGGACGCAAACTACAGACGAGTACACAAATCTGCCGGGGGACAAAGTGGACAGCAAGGTCCGCCATCTCGCTCGACAGTACAGCCAGCGCATCAAAAGCGTCAAACCGCTCGGCAGACAGCAAAGTTGCGGAAACCTGACCTTTAAGAAGACTTTGTCTTGTGTGCTGGAGGAAAGCCCACTCAGTG GTCCAACAGTGGATCAGGTGCCGTCGCAGAGTTGCGAGCCTGCCAGCGTCTCTCTGGGTTGCATTCGATCTCGCAGTCCCGTTGGCGCTCCTCCCGAAGGCTTTCACTGGCCTGACGTGCAAGAACTGCGGTCCAAGTACTCAGACCGGAGCGCAGCGGACCGTAGTTCATATTGCGCGGAGCAGGTGTTTGACGTGGCGTCGAGGCGGCGTTCCTTGAATGAGGCCCCGCCCCGCCGGTCCTACGCCACCTGGAGCGCCGGCCACCTTAAATCCCGCAAGGGGCTTCACAGAGCTCGTTCTCTGGACCCTTGGCATAGCGCGAGCCGAGAGCAGTGGGCCGAATACGGTGGCGGTAATCCAATCACGGCCGAGGCACCGCGAGAGAAGCTCCCCCCGCGGCACCTCCTGGCCACGGGGAAGCTTTCGCCAGAACCCGAAGCAGCTGACGACGACGATGCTTACGTGGAGATCCGATCGCCGACGAGTCGGGAGAAGATTTCCATCCTGGCCGTCATGGACCGCTGCCGGGCCTACCAAGAGTCGGATGAGTACAAACAGAGAAGCCAGTCGGCCAAGTCTCAAGACAGCTTGAAGACCACCTTGTCCTCGGGAGACCACTTCCAAACTGCCGATGACAATGTTCAAACTTTGTCCGCCAGAAACCAAATCCAGGCGGCCGGACAGCAAAACTTAGTGAAAAATCTCCGAGAAAAGTTCCAGAAGCTCAACTCCTAA